A DNA window from Solanum lycopersicum chromosome 3, SLM_r2.1 contains the following coding sequences:
- the LOC138347514 gene encoding uncharacterized protein — translation MVHAQPVEEVRAKRKSRDAKRAKSFDGGSSKGRLESQDKPRFKKSVSNQVPSKCPKARDYRMPNPKPKKGSGHKIRNCPNMRYKDKGSCQAQASGSNEAPKKNCFYALHSRGDQENSPNVITGILKVLFIDVYALLDPGYTLSFVTPLVSNKFEILSDILHEPFIVSNLGE, via the exons atggttcatgctcaaccaGTGGAAGAGGTAAGGGCTAAaaggaagagtagagatgccaagagggcaaaatcttttgatggtggttcttcaaagggaaGGCTTGAGAGTCAggacaagcctaggttcaagaaaagtgtttctaatcaagttccttctaagtgtCCTAAGGCTAGGGATTATAGGATGCCTAACCCAAAGCCTAAAAAGGGAAG tgggcACAAGATCAGGAATTGCCCTAATATGAGGTATAAAGACAAGGGTAGttgtcaagctcaagcaagtggttcaaatgaggCTCCGAAGAAGAActgcttctatgctctccactCTAGGGGTGATCAAGAGAATTCTCCCAACGTCATTACCGGTATTTTAAAAGTCTTatttattgatgtatatgccttacttgatcccggttatactttatcatttgttaccccTCTAGTATCTAATAAGTTTGAGATTTTGTCCGATatcttgcatgaaccttttatagtgtctaacCTTGGTGAGTGA
- the LOC138347513 gene encoding uncharacterized protein, protein MIKKNGTWQLVDRHRNRKVIGVKWIFKRKLNTDGTICKHKARLVVKGYAQQYGVDYQETFAPVARYDTIKLILAFASHSSWLKMQDCKPVSTLISTRVKLGKDEDSEKVDDCMYKSLIGSLLYLTANRPDICFVLAEIFTKTLPKEGFEDLRQRIGVCHKNAKEEC, encoded by the exons ATGATCAAGAAGAATGGAACATGGCAACTTGTTGACAGACATAGAAATCGCAAGGTAATTGGTGTAAAATGGATTTTCAAGAGAAAACTCAATACTGATGGaacaatttgcaaacataaggCTAGATTGGTGGTGAAGGGATACGCACAACAATATGGTGTGGATTACCAGGAAACATTTGCTCCTGTAGCAAGGTATGACACAATCAAGCTTATTCTTGCATTTGCATCTCATAGTTCCTG GTTAAAAATGCAAGACTGCAAACCTGTGAGTACTCTAATATCTACTCGTGTGAAGCTTGGCAAGGATGAGGATTCCGAAAAAGTGGATGATTGTATGTATAAAAGCTTAATTGGCAGTCTTCTATATCTAACTGCAAACAGACCTGACATTTGTTTTGTT CTAGCTGAGATTTTCACCAAGACATTGCCAAAGGAAGGGTTTGAAGATCTGAGGCAAAGAATTGGTGTTTGCCACAAAAATGCCAAGGAGGAGTGTTAG